In a single window of the Anguilla rostrata isolate EN2019 chromosome 4, ASM1855537v3, whole genome shotgun sequence genome:
- the prpf38a gene encoding pre-mRNA-splicing factor 38A, producing MANRTVKDANSIHGTNPQYLVEKIIRTRIYESKYWKEECFGLTAELVVDKAMELKYVGGVYGGNIKPTPFLCLTLKMLQIQPEKDIIVEFIKNEDFKYVRLLGATYMRLTGSSVDCYKYLEPLYNDYRKIKSQNRNGEFELMHVDEFIDELLHAERVCDVILPRLQKRQVLEEAELLDSRISALEEDLDEVETSEDEDEEEEKPERGPSPEPHRRGYRDNDRPRRSPSPRYRRSRSPRRRSRSPKRRSPSPRRERHRSKSPRRHRSRSRDRRHRSKSPGHHRSHRHRSHSKSPERSKKSHKKSRRGNE from the exons ATGGCGAACCGAACTGTGAAGGATGCTAATAGCATACACGGGACAAACCCACAGTATTTAGTTGAGAAAATTATACGAACACGCATATACGAGTCAAAATACTGGAAAGAAGAGTGTTTCGGACTGACGG CTGAGCTGGTTGTGGACAAAGCAATGGAATTGAAGTATGTTGGTGGAGTTTATGGAGGGAATATCAAACCCACGCCGTTCCTTTGCCTGACTCTGAAGATGCTACAGATCCAGCCTGAAAAGGATATCATCGTGGAGTTCATTAAAAACGAGGATTTCAA GTATGTCCGTCTGCTTGGAGCCACGTACATGAGACTGACTGGCTCTTCAGTGGACTGCTACAAATACCTTGAGCCACTTTACAATGATTACAGAAAAATCAAAAGCCAGAACAGAAATGGAG AATTTGAACTCATGCATGTGGATGAGTTCATAGATGAGTTGCTACATGCAGAGAGAGTATGTGATGTTATCCTGCCCAGGTTACAG AAAAGGCAGGTCTTAGAAGAGGCAGAGCTTCTGGACTCTCGTATAAGTGCTCTGGAAGAAGACTTGGATGAGGTTGAAACCAGTGAAGACGAGGATGAAGAAGAGGAGAAG CCAGAGAGAGGACCATCTCCAGAGCCACACCGACGGGGTTACCGTGACAATGACCGGCCGCGCCGCTCCCCCTCACCACGCTACAGACGCAGTCGTTCACCAAGGAG GAGGAGCAGGTCACCAAAAAGACGCAG TCCCTCCCCAAGACGGGAACGCCACCGCAGCAAGAGCCCCCGCAGGCACCGCAGCAGGTCCAGAGATAGGCGCCACCGCTCCAAGTCCCCAG GTCACCACAGAAGCCACCGGCATCGCAGTCATTCCAAGTCCCCAGAAAG ATCAAAGAAGAGTCACAAGAAGAGCCGAAGAGGAAATGAATaa